In Drosophila willistoni isolate 14030-0811.24 chromosome XR unlocalized genomic scaffold, UCI_dwil_1.1 Seg144, whole genome shotgun sequence, one DNA window encodes the following:
- the LOC6639372 gene encoding uncharacterized protein LOC6639372, which produces MQTAVLYIGLSQLLWHGSAAMAIGEEPHLTALMQSSLIRQFAEQHKHIPRLTYFTCHRNPININEAATTSSHNEGIQVEQQQQQQHLQDFYRAKNVELIKLLLYQGKPFIRIVQMDVLRQAATGTKRNYMNKNKNNNVKGRPKARGSTFSYVDWLDDVLKLEALKQFVVVDLACGPLSRRFLELASAKMYFNDKFHWLLMEDYALHMKANFQQIETSELLLQQTDDLISIESFMEGLNFYINTELTLAKSMPANMGVGYTLYDVWNPGLNYGGHVNLTEIGSFTPTHGLLLQSWFRTTSTVLRRQNMQHARVRCMVVVTNKNMTGTLMYYLTHPVSGHIDTMNRFNFNLLMAVRDMFNWTFVLSRTSSWGYVKNGRYDGMIGALIRNETDIGGAPIFYWLERHKWIDVAGRSWSSRPCFIFRHPRNTQKDRIVFLQPFTNDVWILIVICGVFTVFILWLLTTIEWKLVPHDGAALIKPKGGAPQMHHHRHHRHHHHPQQQQQQQQQQQQQQSQPVSAAAKPEDDNLSRISVEILPITGTFFQRCLIRLKNYVNLRRSQHGGNGKSPERVGLFLESVLFFVGIICQQGLGFSTSFISGRCIVITSLLFSFSIYQFYSASIVGTLLMEKPKTIKTLSDLVHSSLQVGVEDILYNRDYFLHTKDPVSMELYAKKITSLPPSKDNEGASGSVGGGAADEESESTQTGASETAKSYRDIVHSHETGAHAKDNAATNWLDPDTGLQRVKHERFAFHVDVAAAYRIIAETFDEREICDLTEVSMFPPQKTVNIMQKNSPMRKAIAYGLRRVTETGILKYHFNIWHSRKPPCVKKIETSDLHVDMDTVSSALLILIFSYVMTLLILAIEILYSKWQYRIVIKLN; this is translated from the exons ATGCAGACAGCGGTTTTATACATTGGACTAAGCCAGCTACTGTGGCATGGAAGTGCCGCCATGGCAATTGGAGAGGAACCTCATCTCACTGCTCTCATGCAAAGCAGTTTGATTCGACAATTTGCCGAGCAGCACAAACACATACCAAGGTTAACTTACTTCACCTGCCACCGCAATCCTATCAACATAAATGAGGCGGCAACGACCAGCAGCCACAATGAAGGGATTCAggtggagcagcagcagcagcagcagcatctaCAGGATTTCTATCGGGCAAAGAATGTGGAACTGATTAAACTGCTGCTATATCAAGGTAAACCCTTTATCAGGATTGTGCAAATGGATGTGCTACGGCAAGCAGCGACTGGTACCAAACGCAACTACatgaacaaaaacaagaacaacaatgTCAAGGGTAGGCCAAAGGCTCGTGGTTCTACTTTCAGTTATGTCGACTGGCTGGATGATGTCCTCAAACTGGAAGCCCTAAAACAGTTTGTGGTCGTGGATTTGGCTTGTGGACCTTTAAGTCGTCGCTTTCTCGAGCTG GCTTCCGCCAAGATGTACTTTAATGACAAATTTCACTGGCTATTGATGGAGGATTATGCGCTGCATATGAAAGCgaattttcaacaaattgaGACATCAGAGCTCCTGCTGCAGCAGACTGATGACCTTATCTCCATTGAGAGCTTTATGGAGGGACTTAATTTCTATATCAACACTGAATTAACTTTGGCCAAAAGCATGCCAGCCAACATGGGAGTTGGTTATACACTCTATGATGTTTG GAATCCCGGCCTGAACTATGGCGGTCATGTCAATCTAACGGAAATTGGCAGCTTTACGCCAACACATGGACTGTTGCTACAGAGTTGGTTTCGTACCACATCGACGGTGTTGCGTCGCCAGAATATGCAGCATGCCAGAGTCCGTTGCATGGTTGTG GTGACCAACAAGAACATGACGGGCACTTTGATGTACTACCTAACGCACCCGGTATCGGGTCACATCGATACGATGAATCGTTTCAATTTCAATCTGCTGATGGCCGTCCGTGACATGTTCAACTGGACATTTGTCCTATCCCGCACATCCTCATGGGGCTATGTGAAGAATGGCCGTTACGATGGCATGATTGGGGCACTCATACGCAACGAGACGGATATTGGTGGAGCACCAATTTTCTATTGGCTAGAAAGGCATAAGTGGATCGATGTTGCTGGCCGTAGTTGGTCGAGTCGACCATGTTTCATCTTTCGACATCCACGTAATACGCAAAAGGATCGTATTGTATTTTTGCAACCATTTACCAACGATGTTTGGATACTGATTGTCATTTGCGGTGTATTCACAGTATTCATTTTGTGGTTATTGACGACAATTGAATGGAAATTAGTGCCCCACGATGGTGCTGCATTAATTAAACCAAAGGGCGGAGCACCACAAATGCATCATCATCgccatcatcgtcatcatcatcatccgcagcagcagcagcagcagcagcaacaacaacagcagcagcaatctcaACCTGTTAGTGCTGCGGCAAAGCCAGAAGACGACAATTTATCGAGAATTTCTGTAGAGATTTTACCAATCACTGGAACATTTTTTCAACGTTGCCTCATACGCTTAAAGAACTATGTCAATCTACGTCGCTCACAGCATGGCGGCAATGGCAAGTCCCCTGAACGTGTGGGCCTATTCTTAGAGTCGGTGCTATTTTTTGTTGGCATAATTTGTCAACAGGGTTTAGGTTTCTCCACCAGTTTCATTTCGGGCCGTTGCATTGTTATCACTAGTTTGCTTTTCTCCTTTTCCATCTATCAATTCTATTCGGCCAGTATTGTTGGCACGTTGCTTATGGAGAAACCGAAAACAATTAAGACTCTAAGTGATTTGGTTCATAGCTCTTTACAAGTGGGCGTAGAAGATATACTCTATAATCGAGATTACTTTTTG CACACCAAAGATCCGGTTTCCATGGAGTTATATGCCAAGAAAATAACTAGTTTACCTCCTAGTAAAGATAATGAAGGAGCTAGTGGATCTGTTGGTGGTGGAGCTGCTGATGAAGAATCGGAATCAACACAAACTGGAGCAAGTGAAACTGCTAAATCTTATCGTGATATTGTTCACAGTCACGAGACTGGGGCTCATGCCAAGGACAATGCGGCTACTAATTGGTTAGATCCTGATACTGGACTACAAAGAGTTAAGCATGAAC GTTTCGCTTTTCATGTAGATGTAGCTGCTGCTTATCGTATCATTGCGGAGACCTTTGATGAGCGTGAAATTTGTGATTTAACCGAAGTCAGCATGTTTCCACCTCAAAAGACAGTGAATATTATGCAAAAGAATTCACCCATGCGCAAGGCAATTGCTTATGG TCTGCGACGCGTTACAGAGACGGGTATATTGAAATATCATTTCAATATCTGGCATTCTCGTAAACCGCCATGTGTAAAAAAGATTGAGACCTCCGATTTACAT GTGGACATGGATACAGTGAGCTCTGCTTTATTGATATTGATATTTAGCTATGTCATGACTCTATTAATATTGGCCATTGAAATACTCTATTCAAAATGGCAGTATCGCATAGTTATTaaacttaattaa